Part of the Nicotiana tabacum cultivar K326 chromosome 20, ASM71507v2, whole genome shotgun sequence genome, aatattttatatACTCGTCGATCCAGCTTACTTTTTTCGGGGTCAATGACAAATTGTAAGTATAAAGTACGAAAAGATGAAGAGAAACCTatttaaattgttcaaataaTTTACTAACACTGTCATATTTACATATTGAAAAGGACAAAGACACCAATTTAATTGAACTTCAGCTCTTAGTATTTTTCCCTAACCTGCTAGAGGCCACAGGAGGCAGACATATTGGAGAACGACTAGTGCATCCACCTAACAATAAATAGTTGTCATAACCAATTCACATCACCAAATTCACCATAATACTTACGTAGTCTATCTTTACACCTAAGCTCAGTGCTAACCCTACTTAATTAATTAGCCTAACTCATTAATTAATTACATACTTCACATTTCATGGCGGCGGTTACATACTTAATTAAATCTGCCTTGTgaaaaaaagatatttttcattttttacctTTTGTTTGGCGCGACTTGTACCAGATTGGGACAAAGCAACCAATGGGGGAATAGCGCCTTCGCGTGCCACCATAGTACGGTAAGTCACGCTATCCTCACACAGCTGCAACAATATCGCCACCGCAATCTCCTTCTGTCGATGTGTCCCCACCTCCACGATCTCCACCAACACCGGAATTCCACCTTCCTCCACCACAGCCGCCCTCGCCTCTGTCAACGATATCAAAACGCTCACCACGAACGCCGATTTATCCACCATGTTTGAACTGAAATCCGCCATTGATTCCACTAACGGCTTCATTACTCCAGCTTGTACCGCTCTGACCTTGTTCTCCTTCACGGAGCATAAGGAGTACAGTGCAGTTGAGGCGTCCTTCTTCCCGCGGAAATTGCCGGCTTCTAGAAGGTTCACTAACGGGGGTATTGCACCCGACCGTCCGATTGCGATTTTGTTCTCTTCGATTTGCGACAAACGGAGCAGAGCGCAAGCGGAATTCTCCTTCGCGGTTGAATTGCCGATTTTCAGAGCTCGAACTAACGGTTTGATCGCTCCTGATGCTGCGATGAGCTCCTTATTTTCATCACAGAGAGATAAATTGAGAATCGCGGTAACGCCGTACTCTTGAAGGTGAAGATCAGTGGAAGAGATAAGAGAAATCAAAGGCTTAATCGCTCCAGCTCGAGCGATTTTGAGACGATTTTCCGATTTGTTCTTCGCTAAGAGTCTAAGCTCCATTGCCGCTTGCTTTTGCACGTCGATTGAGTTTGACTCGAGATCAGAGACGAGTTGCTGGATTAATTCATCTGAGTTCTCCGACGCGCATGCTATTAATAGTCGCCGGCTTTGAGAAGACGCCGTCGGGAACTCGCCGGATCTATCGCTGTTGCAGTCACTGAAAGCTGAGGAGGATTCAGTAATATTGAGACCGCTAAATGTTCGTCCCAGGTAGGTGAAATTTGGTTGATGAACCTCCGTTTCCATTGCTGGAGATAGTCTCTTCACCTCACCAACTATTCGGCGCCGGACATAATAATTCAATGTTTCCGGTGAGTTCACCGGAGTACAAGTTTTGAGTTAATAATACAAACGACAGCGTTTAGCTGGAGTTGTTTTCGGCCTAGACGATTTGGGCTTTGAGCAAACATGAATGAAAGGAAAATGGAACATATAAAGAGAGAACACCTGGATTAAGGCCTAGGAGAAAGGGAAGGACACGTGCGTGATCGTACAGAATCCAAGTAGGGACAGCACGTGCGAGGGGTCCCTTTTAACGCGTGTGTGGAAGGTTCGTTATTTCCATAATGCTCAAgtctcccttcttttttttttttaggaatttttatctttgataataccttatttattttaaataaataccatttaaaaaaatatattttataataccttttaaggtttataacaaaatatttaaatatggttacctcctagccctaaACCACTAAATACCCTAATTTGTtacactcttttctttctctctctactttgatacattaCATTCTCTTCCCCGTCCCATTAAAATTTCGTATGGCGGAAGAGAAACAATCTTTGCTTGAGTATTGAGCCAAATTTTAGATTCTTTGAAAGGCGTTCGAAGtacgaagaagaagaggaggaataACAGCAAAAGCAGCCGCTGGAATAACAACAACGATGGCGgcagtggcggaggcaggatctccacgaagggggttcaaaaaaaaattgtatctACTGGGAATTGAACTCATGAccttatgtagattttgaacTCCCTTAaccactaaactacacttttggattgtgttaagggggttcaaaacttaatatatagagataaaaaacagattttaccttatatatatagtgtattttttcggcgaagggggttcgggtgaacccccttgcgcccccctaaatccgcccctgatgGCGGTTGTTTTTACGGTCACAATTGACCTCAAAAATGCCATTTTTTCAAAATCCTTTTATATATTCATTCAGACTAGAATTTTTAAcagttgagagagagagagagtgtcgTCGTCAGACTTCGGAACGCAATCTAGATTCTAAAATCATCGACTTCCTGTATTCAGCTAATTGGGTTGTTTCATCGGGCCACATaactaaaattttttttttttttttaattgtaattcaatgtatctcgttgtattccatgtattttattggattcttttttttcattgtaattcaatgtatcccgttgtattctatgtatttcatcgTATTCACCGTCTCGCTATAtgtcatgaatgtattcataagtttttttaattaatataatttatgtattcagatgtattatataatttctctgaagattgctatgttttttgggtatttttcggttgagaatcttttttataactaaaaatacaaaatttgtgtgtgataagtgagtttgttgagttatattaggagtctattatgttaattgattcactttccattttaaaaacagtgtaatcccctatttcacgc contains:
- the LOC107816949 gene encoding U-box domain-containing protein 4 — encoded protein: METEVHQPNFTYLGRTFSGLNITESSSAFSDCNSDRSGEFPTASSQSRRLLIACASENSDELIQQLVSDLESNSIDVQKQAAMELRLLAKNKSENRLKIARAGAIKPLISLISSTDLHLQEYGVTAILNLSLCDENKELIAASGAIKPLVRALKIGNSTAKENSACALLRLSQIEENKIAIGRSGAIPPLVNLLEAGNFRGKKDASTALYSLCSVKENKVRAVQAGVMKPLVESMADFSSNMVDKSAFVVSVLISLTEARAAVVEEGGIPVLVEIVEVGTHRQKEIAVAILLQLCEDSVTYRTMVAREGAIPPLVALSQSGTSRAKQKAETLIALLRQPRSGNAAAAAARASDVSF